From Mycolicibacterium nivoides, a single genomic window includes:
- a CDS encoding acyl-CoA dehydrogenase family protein, with protein MLSASGAKLDAALAELGWAEMLSDMPEVAMPLVFRLLGETGSHASILNDVLLETIGGLPGGTPPMPYAGGIWVVWEREDQPAGGNPTMGGLPLREVPDGQLLRISEARRALGWWLVGSARGMLALARQHALDRVQFGKPISSFQAVRHRLAETLVAIEGAEATLSLPGADNVDLNSLLAKAAAGKAALTAAKHCQQVLGGIGFTAEHELHNHVKRVLVLDGLLGSSRELTRKAGSGLRARGTVPRLAQL; from the coding sequence ATGCTGTCGGCCTCGGGAGCCAAGCTGGATGCCGCGCTGGCCGAACTCGGCTGGGCCGAGATGCTGTCCGACATGCCAGAGGTGGCCATGCCTCTCGTGTTCCGCCTGCTGGGCGAAACAGGTTCGCACGCGTCGATTCTCAACGATGTGCTGCTTGAGACGATCGGTGGCCTTCCCGGCGGTACGCCGCCGATGCCCTATGCCGGTGGCATCTGGGTGGTGTGGGAACGCGAGGATCAGCCTGCCGGCGGCAACCCGACAATGGGCGGCCTGCCGCTGCGGGAAGTGCCCGACGGCCAGTTGCTGCGGATATCGGAGGCGCGCCGCGCGCTGGGCTGGTGGCTGGTCGGCTCGGCCCGCGGGATGCTGGCCCTCGCCCGACAGCACGCACTGGACCGGGTCCAGTTCGGCAAGCCGATCTCGTCCTTCCAGGCCGTGCGGCACCGGCTGGCCGAGACACTCGTGGCCATCGAAGGTGCCGAGGCGACGCTGAGCCTGCCTGGTGCGGACAACGTCGATCTGAACTCGCTGCTGGCCAAGGCCGCCGCGGGCAAGGCCGCGCTGACCGCGGCCAAGCACTGCCAACAGGTGCTCGGGGGCATCGGTTTCACCGCCGAGCACGAGCTGCACAACCACGTGAAGCGGGTTCTGGTGCTCGACGGGTTGCTCGGCAGCTCAAGGGAACTCACCCGCAAGGCCGGATCCGGTCTGCGGGCCCGCGGGACCGTCCCACGCTTGGCCCAGCTGTAG
- a CDS encoding mycofactocin-coupled SDR family oxidoreductase, with product MTGRVEGKVAFVTGAARGQGRSHAVRLAQEGADIIAIDICGPIRPGVETAIPASTSDDLAETANLIKGLNRRVVTAEVDVRDADAIKAAVDSGVEQLGRLDIIVANAGIGNGGDVLHETSQLDWDEMIDINLSGVWKSVKAGVPHLIEGGRGGSIILTSSVGGLKAYPHCGNYVAAKHGVVGLMRGFAVELGQHNIRCNTVHPTHVATPMLHNDGTFKMFRPDLENPGPDDMAPICQLFHTLPIPWVEAVDISNAVLFLASDEARYITGVTLPVDAGSCLK from the coding sequence ATGACTGGACGGGTGGAAGGCAAGGTCGCGTTCGTCACCGGCGCGGCCCGCGGCCAGGGACGTAGCCACGCGGTGCGGCTGGCGCAAGAGGGCGCCGACATCATCGCGATCGACATCTGTGGACCGATCCGGCCCGGCGTGGAGACCGCCATCCCGGCCTCCACCTCTGATGACCTGGCCGAGACCGCCAACCTCATCAAGGGACTCAACCGCCGCGTCGTCACCGCCGAGGTCGACGTGCGCGACGCCGACGCGATCAAGGCAGCCGTGGACAGCGGCGTCGAGCAGTTGGGCCGCCTCGACATCATCGTTGCCAACGCCGGCATCGGCAACGGCGGCGACGTGCTGCACGAGACCAGCCAGCTCGACTGGGACGAGATGATCGACATCAACCTCTCGGGTGTCTGGAAGTCGGTCAAAGCCGGTGTGCCGCACCTGATCGAAGGCGGCCGCGGCGGCTCGATCATCCTGACCAGCTCGGTCGGTGGCCTCAAGGCCTACCCGCACTGCGGTAACTATGTCGCCGCCAAGCACGGCGTCGTCGGCCTCATGCGCGGCTTCGCCGTGGAGCTGGGTCAGCACAACATCCGTTGCAACACCGTGCATCCCACGCATGTGGCGACCCCGATGCTGCACAACGACGGAACGTTCAAGATGTTCCGGCCCGACCTGGAGAACCCGGGCCCCGACGACATGGCGCCGATCTGCCAGCTGTTCCACACCCTGCCCATCCCGTGGGTCGAGGCCGTGGACATCAGCAACGCGGTGCTGTTCCTGGCCTCCGACGAGGCGCGTTACATCACCGGCGTGACCCTGCCGGTCGACGCGGGAAGCTGCCTCAAGTAA
- a CDS encoding adenylate/guanylate cyclase domain-containing protein, whose amino-acid sequence MGAIRLSVSYAARQIYAQTTAAAAVTLVVLALSRNTVGDARQLMTQANLVALIALMVAAAIVDTVVGWVNVHPTFKWYAAGENPTPQQQRAAMRIAPRQTIIQFTTWAVSALVYTLLNLDAGGGVAYVMGGAILFGGIAAACMGFLVTQRMLRPIVAASLTASSAAIVRMPGVLARLITIWTLFSGLPILGIALIVLARSNGWFVQKTAPVEAAVLVLAIVSLIFGLRSMFLVARSVSDPIGEVVLAMKAVERGWSGVSVKVYESSEIGRLQYGFNRMLAGLAERNRLRDLFGRYVGVDVARHALEQGAAVTGDVREAAVLYVDLVGSTALGASRPPQEVAQLLNGFFKIVVDTVERHHGLINKFEGDAVLAVFGAPLRLDNPASSALATARALVPRLHELPDVEFGVGISCGSVFAGNIGAENRYEYTVIGDAVNEAARLADHAKDRESTVLCSGSALAHADADEGEHWVVRGSTVLRGRSTATVFAEPVTP is encoded by the coding sequence ATGGGGGCGATCCGGCTCAGTGTGAGTTACGCGGCCAGGCAGATCTATGCGCAGACCACCGCCGCGGCGGCGGTGACGCTCGTGGTGCTCGCACTGAGCCGCAACACCGTCGGTGACGCGCGCCAGCTGATGACCCAGGCGAACCTGGTCGCGCTGATCGCTCTGATGGTCGCGGCGGCGATCGTCGACACCGTCGTCGGCTGGGTCAACGTCCATCCGACCTTCAAATGGTATGCCGCGGGCGAGAATCCGACGCCGCAACAGCAGCGCGCCGCCATGCGTATCGCGCCGCGTCAGACCATCATCCAGTTCACCACGTGGGCGGTGAGCGCCCTGGTGTACACCCTCCTCAACCTCGATGCCGGGGGAGGTGTCGCGTATGTGATGGGGGGTGCGATCCTCTTCGGCGGCATAGCGGCCGCCTGTATGGGATTCCTGGTGACGCAACGGATGTTGCGGCCGATCGTGGCGGCGTCGTTGACCGCGTCCTCGGCCGCGATCGTCCGGATGCCCGGTGTGCTGGCCCGCCTGATCACCATCTGGACACTGTTCAGTGGGCTGCCCATATTGGGAATAGCGTTGATCGTGCTGGCCCGCTCCAATGGCTGGTTCGTGCAGAAGACGGCGCCGGTCGAGGCCGCGGTGCTCGTGCTGGCCATCGTTTCGCTGATCTTCGGTCTGCGGTCGATGTTTCTGGTTGCGCGCTCTGTCTCCGACCCGATCGGGGAAGTCGTGCTGGCCATGAAAGCCGTCGAAAGAGGCTGGTCGGGTGTCTCGGTCAAGGTGTATGAGTCGTCCGAGATCGGCCGACTCCAATACGGATTCAACCGAATGCTGGCCGGCCTGGCGGAGCGGAACCGGTTGCGAGACCTGTTCGGGCGGTATGTCGGCGTCGACGTGGCCCGCCATGCCCTGGAGCAGGGCGCGGCGGTCACCGGCGATGTGCGGGAGGCAGCAGTGCTGTATGTCGACCTGGTCGGCTCGACTGCATTGGGTGCCTCGCGTCCGCCGCAGGAGGTGGCGCAGCTGCTGAACGGATTCTTCAAGATCGTGGTGGACACGGTCGAGCGCCATCACGGCCTGATCAACAAGTTCGAGGGCGATGCCGTGCTGGCCGTCTTCGGTGCGCCGCTACGGCTGGACAACCCGGCTTCCTCGGCGCTGGCCACAGCGCGGGCACTGGTGCCGCGGCTCCACGAGCTACCGGATGTGGAGTTCGGCGTTGGCATTTCGTGCGGCTCGGTGTTCGCGGGGAACATCGGCGCCGAGAACCGCTACGAGTACACCGTGATCGGCGACGCGGTCAACGAGGCAGCGCGGTTGGCCGACCACGCCAAGGACCGCGAGTCGACGGTGTTGTGCTCGGGAAGCGCGCTGGCCCATGCCGATGCCGACGAAGGCGAGCACTGGGTGGTGCGCGGTTCGACGGTGTTGCGTGGCCGTTCGACGGCCACGGTCTTCGCCGAGCCCGTCACCCCCTAG
- a CDS encoding TetR/AcrR family transcriptional regulator translates to MARRSPVQSVHVLPTRQASEPPVTTAGEEPAWKQRAVERSIKTAKLRAAQRVQRFLDAAQAIIIEKGSTDFTVQEVVDRSRQSLRSFYLQFDGKHELLLALFEDALSRSADQIRAATSTQGEPIERLKVAIQLLFESSRPDPAAKRPLFTDFAPRLLVSHPSEVKVAHAPLLALLTELMEEASEAGQLRTGINPRRMAAMTMQTVMFVAQSSGGADEASVHPITADEVWDFVANGFAAS, encoded by the coding sequence ATGGCAAGGCGTTCTCCGGTACAGTCAGTTCATGTTCTCCCCACTCGACAAGCGTCGGAGCCGCCAGTGACTACCGCTGGCGAAGAACCCGCGTGGAAGCAACGAGCTGTCGAGCGGTCGATCAAAACCGCAAAGTTGCGCGCGGCCCAGCGTGTGCAACGTTTCCTGGACGCGGCCCAGGCGATCATCATCGAAAAGGGCAGCACCGACTTCACCGTGCAAGAGGTCGTCGACCGCTCCCGCCAGTCACTGCGGAGCTTTTACCTGCAGTTCGACGGTAAGCACGAGCTCCTGCTCGCGTTGTTCGAGGACGCATTGAGCCGGTCGGCCGACCAGATCCGGGCCGCCACCTCGACCCAGGGCGAGCCGATCGAGCGGCTCAAGGTCGCCATCCAGCTGCTTTTCGAGTCGTCTCGGCCCGATCCGGCCGCCAAGCGCCCGCTGTTCACCGACTTCGCGCCGCGTTTGCTGGTGTCGCACCCGTCGGAGGTCAAAGTCGCCCACGCACCGCTGCTGGCCCTGCTCACGGAGCTCATGGAGGAGGCCTCGGAGGCCGGCCAGCTGCGCACGGGGATCAACCCGCGGCGGATGGCCGCGATGACCATGCAGACGGTGATGTTCGTCGCACAATCCAGCGGCGGCGCCGATGAGGCATCGGTCCACCCGATCACCGCCGACGAGGTCTGGGACTTCGTCGCCAACGGATTCGCCGCCAGCTAG
- a CDS encoding SDR family NAD(P)-dependent oxidoreductase: protein MAINPSDILLTGQVAVVTGGGTGIGRGIAAGLAAFGASVAIWERDAGSCAESAESIGALGIVTDVRDAEQVDAALAQTAGELGPVRILVNNAGGVFASALLETSENGWDALYKSNLRHVLLCTQRVARRLVADELPGSIINLTSIEGVRAAPGYAAYAAAKAGVINYTQTASFELAPHNIRVNAIAPDLTITEGLMALSPDGPPSGIADAIPLGRAGHVDEIAGTAVFLASSLSGYVTGQTIHVDGGTRAAGGWYRHPQTGAATLGPG from the coding sequence ATGGCCATCAATCCTTCTGACATTCTGCTCACCGGACAGGTGGCAGTTGTCACCGGCGGTGGCACCGGTATCGGCCGGGGCATCGCTGCCGGCCTCGCGGCTTTCGGTGCCTCGGTGGCTATCTGGGAACGTGACGCGGGCAGCTGTGCGGAGTCCGCCGAATCCATCGGTGCCCTTGGCATCGTCACCGATGTGCGTGACGCCGAGCAGGTCGATGCCGCGTTGGCGCAGACCGCCGGCGAGTTGGGTCCCGTGCGCATCCTGGTCAACAATGCCGGTGGGGTGTTCGCCTCGGCGCTGTTGGAGACGAGTGAGAACGGTTGGGACGCGCTGTACAAGAGCAATCTGCGCCACGTGCTGTTGTGTACACAGCGGGTGGCGCGCCGATTGGTCGCCGATGAATTACCGGGCAGCATCATCAATCTCACGTCGATCGAGGGGGTGCGCGCCGCCCCGGGGTATGCCGCGTACGCGGCCGCGAAGGCCGGCGTCATCAACTACACGCAGACCGCGTCGTTCGAGCTCGCCCCGCACAACATCCGCGTCAACGCGATCGCACCCGACCTCACCATCACAGAGGGACTCATGGCTCTGTCACCGGATGGTCCGCCCTCGGGTATCGCTGACGCCATCCCGCTGGGTCGGGCTGGACATGTCGACGAAATCGCCGGTACGGCAGTTTTTCTGGCTTCGAGCCTGTCGGGCTATGTCACCGGGCAGACGATTCACGTCGACGGTGGCACTCGGGCTGCGGGTGGCTGGTACCGCCACCCGCAGACCGGCGCCGCCACACTCGGTCCGGGCTAG
- a CDS encoding enoyl-CoA hydratase, which translates to MYIDYDVADSIATITLNRPEAANAQNPELLDELDAAWTRAADDRDVKVIVLRANGKHFSAGHDLRGGGPVPDKITLEFLIEHESRRYLEYTLRWRNVPKPSIAAVQGRCISGGLLLCWPCDLILAADDALFSDPVALMGIGGVEYHGHTWELGARKAKEILFTGRALTAEEAERTGMVNRVVPRDELDAQAAELAAQIAQMPAFALRQAKRAVNQTLDVQGFYAAIQSVFDIHQTGHGNALSVSGWPVLMDIDGMKQNIK; encoded by the coding sequence GTGTACATCGACTACGACGTTGCCGATTCGATCGCCACGATCACGCTCAACCGGCCCGAAGCGGCCAATGCGCAGAACCCGGAACTGCTCGATGAGCTCGACGCCGCGTGGACCAGGGCTGCCGATGACCGCGATGTGAAAGTGATCGTGCTGCGGGCCAATGGCAAGCACTTCTCCGCGGGACATGACCTGCGCGGCGGTGGGCCGGTGCCCGACAAGATCACGCTGGAATTCCTCATCGAGCACGAGTCGCGGCGCTATCTGGAGTACACGTTGCGGTGGCGCAACGTGCCCAAGCCGTCGATCGCGGCGGTACAGGGACGATGCATCTCGGGCGGTCTTCTGCTCTGCTGGCCGTGCGACCTGATCCTGGCCGCAGATGACGCGCTGTTCTCCGATCCGGTGGCCCTGATGGGCATCGGCGGCGTCGAATACCACGGCCACACCTGGGAGCTCGGTGCCCGCAAGGCCAAGGAGATCCTGTTCACCGGCCGGGCCTTGACCGCCGAGGAGGCCGAGCGCACCGGCATGGTCAACCGGGTGGTGCCGCGTGACGAACTCGACGCCCAGGCTGCTGAGCTGGCCGCGCAGATCGCGCAGATGCCCGCGTTCGCGCTCCGTCAGGCCAAGCGCGCGGTCAATCAGACCCTCGACGTACAGGGCTTCTACGCCGCGATCCAATCGGTGTTCGATATTCACCAGACCGGGCACGGCAATGCGCTTAGCGTCAGCGGATGGCCGGTGCTCATGGATATCGACGGAATGAAGCAGAACATCAAGTAG
- a CDS encoding metal-dependent hydrolase family protein, whose product MLTLKAAGLVDVDAGTIIRPGIVRVDGDRIVGIGGPIPEDSDVIDLGDSILLPGLMDMEVNLLMGGRGENPGLSQVQDDPPTRVLRAVGNARRTLRAGFTTVRNLGLFVKTGGYLLDVALGRAIDAGLIDGPRIIPAGHAITPTGGHLDPTMFAAFMPGVLELTIEEGIANGVDEIRKAVRYQIKHGAQLIKVCCSGGVMSLTGEAGAQHYSDEELRVIVDEAHRRGLRVAAHTHGAEAVKHAVDCGIDCIEHGFLMDDEAIQKLVDNDRFLVTTRRLAQAMDVSKAPKVLQDKAAEMFPRAETSIKAAYEAGVKIAVGTDAPAIPHGKNADELVTLVEWGMPPAAVLRSATTIAADLINVTDRGRLAEGLLADIIAVPGNPLEDITVTQHVDFVMKGGKVFRNEHIN is encoded by the coding sequence GTGCTGACCCTCAAAGCTGCGGGTCTGGTCGACGTCGATGCCGGGACGATCATTCGTCCCGGCATTGTCCGTGTCGACGGGGACCGAATCGTAGGTATAGGCGGGCCGATTCCAGAAGATTCCGACGTGATCGATCTGGGCGACTCCATCCTGCTGCCCGGACTGATGGACATGGAAGTCAACCTGTTGATGGGTGGCCGGGGTGAGAACCCGGGCCTGTCCCAGGTTCAGGACGATCCCCCGACCCGCGTCCTGCGTGCGGTGGGCAACGCCCGCCGGACGCTGCGCGCCGGGTTCACCACGGTGCGCAACCTCGGGTTGTTCGTCAAGACCGGCGGATATCTGCTCGACGTCGCCCTGGGCAGGGCCATCGATGCCGGGTTGATCGATGGTCCGCGCATCATCCCCGCCGGCCACGCCATCACCCCTACCGGCGGGCACCTGGATCCGACGATGTTCGCGGCGTTCATGCCGGGCGTGCTGGAGCTGACCATCGAGGAAGGCATCGCCAACGGGGTCGATGAGATCCGCAAGGCGGTCCGCTACCAGATCAAGCACGGGGCTCAGCTGATCAAGGTGTGCTGCTCGGGCGGTGTCATGTCCCTCACCGGTGAGGCTGGCGCACAACACTATTCGGACGAGGAATTGCGCGTCATCGTCGACGAGGCGCATCGGCGCGGACTGCGGGTCGCGGCCCACACCCACGGCGCCGAGGCGGTCAAACATGCCGTGGACTGCGGCATCGACTGCATCGAGCACGGTTTCCTGATGGATGACGAGGCCATCCAGAAGCTGGTCGACAACGACCGGTTCCTGGTCACCACCCGCCGGCTGGCACAGGCCATGGACGTCTCGAAGGCACCGAAGGTGCTGCAGGACAAAGCAGCCGAGATGTTCCCCAGGGCCGAGACCTCCATCAAGGCGGCCTACGAGGCCGGGGTGAAGATCGCTGTGGGTACCGACGCGCCGGCCATCCCGCACGGCAAGAACGCCGACGAACTCGTCACGCTGGTCGAGTGGGGCATGCCGCCGGCCGCGGTGCTGCGGTCAGCCACCACGATCGCCGCCGATCTGATCAACGTCACCGACCGGGGCCGGCTGGCAGAAGGGCTGCTCGCCGACATCATCGCGGTGCCGGGCAATCCACTCGAGGACATCACCGTTACACAACATGTGGATTTTGTAATGAAAGGCGGTAAGGTCTTCCGCAATGAGCACATCAACTGA
- a CDS encoding CaiB/BaiF CoA transferase family protein has translation MSSPLDGYTVIDLSSGIAGAYATKLLADGGADVIKVEAPEGDPLRRWSASGAHIGPDEDGALFAFLAGGKRSVVVHPDDPRLLDRLVAAADAVIWSPESPVAQSIAPEDLFRRHPHLIVTTITPFGLDGPWSGRAATEFTLQAWSGGAIGIGRGVQDRAPVSIGGQVGEWLAGAYAAAMTLAFRARAVRDGHGELVDLSALEAQVLGLTYYPVTYFEMLGRPWRSERRPTVPGVAEAADGLVALGCGTAQQWWDLCAMSGHDEWIDETSELTITEQANLHAEELYAWVRNQNVDDVRDLASAFRIPNSPVGNGENVTTMDHFVQRQAFIRNPQRGFTQPAAPYRLSGAVLREAAPAPRLGEHTEEIRARELTPRDVPVGMPGGDRLPFSGLRVLDMTTFWAGPSCTHPLGMLGAEVIHLESTLRPDGTRLIAGIPATVEQWWERSPIFSALNTNKKSLTLDFQTEQGRDLLRRLIATCDVVVENFTPRVIEQIGLDFDSLRALREDIIMVRMPGFGLDGPWRDNPAFAYIIEDASGLSWLTGYPDRTPFEPYSIGDPNAGVHALSGLMLALEHRRRTGQGVLVEAAMVDAALNVAAEQVIEYSAYGVLLQRDGNRGPAAAPQNIYQSAETDEFGRADSWVAIAVSTDAQWAALRVAIGQPEWAMDPALESADGRKVQHDLIDEELAAWCLPRTGDEIVETLWPLGVPVAKVMQPHRQLELPQLRFRRFFEHVGHPVNNPALHSTLPVSLANGPRALHRQAAPLLGEHNHELLAELGLSDDEITALATDGVIGTEPGVGGRRKAAR, from the coding sequence ATGAGCTCACCACTTGACGGCTACACCGTCATCGACCTGTCCAGCGGGATCGCCGGGGCGTACGCCACGAAGCTTCTCGCCGATGGCGGTGCCGACGTGATCAAGGTCGAAGCCCCCGAAGGTGACCCGTTGCGCCGCTGGTCGGCGTCGGGTGCGCACATCGGCCCGGACGAGGACGGCGCGCTGTTCGCCTTCCTGGCCGGCGGCAAGCGCAGCGTGGTCGTCCATCCCGACGACCCGCGACTGCTGGACCGGCTGGTGGCAGCGGCCGACGCCGTGATCTGGTCCCCGGAATCGCCTGTCGCTCAGTCGATCGCTCCCGAGGATCTCTTTCGCCGGCATCCGCATCTGATCGTCACCACGATCACCCCGTTCGGGTTGGACGGGCCGTGGAGCGGCCGGGCCGCCACCGAGTTCACCCTGCAGGCGTGGTCAGGTGGCGCGATCGGTATCGGGCGCGGCGTGCAGGACCGGGCGCCGGTGTCCATCGGTGGACAGGTCGGCGAGTGGCTCGCCGGTGCGTACGCGGCGGCGATGACGCTGGCGTTCCGGGCGCGGGCAGTCCGTGACGGCCACGGCGAGTTGGTGGACCTGTCGGCGCTGGAGGCTCAGGTTCTGGGCTTGACGTACTACCCGGTCACCTACTTCGAGATGCTGGGCCGCCCGTGGCGCAGCGAGCGCAGGCCCACGGTTCCCGGGGTCGCCGAGGCGGCAGACGGTTTGGTCGCACTCGGATGCGGTACCGCCCAGCAGTGGTGGGACCTGTGTGCGATGTCGGGCCACGACGAGTGGATCGACGAGACCTCGGAACTCACGATCACCGAGCAGGCGAACCTGCACGCCGAGGAGCTCTACGCATGGGTACGCAACCAGAATGTGGACGACGTACGAGATTTGGCGTCGGCGTTCCGGATCCCCAACTCGCCGGTCGGCAACGGTGAGAACGTCACCACCATGGACCATTTCGTGCAACGGCAGGCGTTCATCCGCAATCCGCAGCGCGGGTTCACCCAGCCCGCCGCCCCGTACCGGCTGTCGGGTGCTGTGTTGCGTGAGGCGGCGCCGGCTCCCCGTCTCGGGGAGCACACCGAAGAGATCCGGGCCAGGGAACTGACCCCGCGCGATGTACCGGTCGGTATGCCCGGCGGGGATCGGCTGCCGTTCAGCGGGTTACGCGTGCTCGACATGACGACGTTCTGGGCCGGACCGTCGTGCACCCATCCGCTGGGCATGCTGGGCGCCGAGGTGATCCATCTGGAGTCGACCCTGCGGCCGGACGGCACCCGGTTGATCGCCGGGATCCCGGCGACAGTGGAGCAGTGGTGGGAGCGCTCGCCGATCTTCAGTGCGCTCAACACGAACAAGAAGAGCCTGACCCTGGATTTCCAGACCGAGCAGGGCCGGGACCTGTTGCGCCGGCTGATCGCGACCTGCGACGTCGTGGTGGAGAACTTCACCCCGAGGGTGATCGAGCAGATCGGGCTCGACTTCGACTCACTGCGGGCGTTGCGCGAGGACATCATCATGGTGCGCATGCCCGGCTTCGGCTTGGACGGGCCGTGGCGGGACAACCCGGCGTTCGCGTACATCATCGAGGACGCTTCCGGGTTGAGCTGGCTCACCGGCTATCCGGATCGCACTCCGTTCGAACCGTATTCGATCGGTGACCCCAACGCCGGCGTGCACGCGCTGTCGGGGCTGATGCTCGCCCTCGAGCACCGGCGCCGCACCGGACAGGGAGTGCTAGTAGAAGCCGCGATGGTCGATGCCGCGCTCAATGTCGCCGCCGAACAGGTCATCGAGTACTCGGCCTACGGCGTGCTGCTGCAGCGCGACGGCAACCGCGGGCCTGCCGCGGCGCCGCAGAACATCTACCAGAGTGCCGAGACCGACGAGTTCGGCAGAGCAGACAGTTGGGTGGCCATCGCGGTGAGCACCGACGCCCAGTGGGCCGCACTGCGCGTGGCGATCGGGCAGCCGGAATGGGCGATGGATCCGGCGTTGGAATCCGCCGATGGGCGGAAGGTTCAGCATGACCTGATCGACGAGGAGCTGGCCGCCTGGTGCCTACCGCGCACCGGTGACGAGATCGTCGAAACCCTGTGGCCGCTGGGTGTTCCGGTGGCCAAGGTGATGCAGCCGCACCGGCAGTTGGAGCTGCCGCAGTTGCGGTTCCGGCGCTTCTTCGAACATGTCGGGCATCCGGTGAACAACCCCGCACTGCACAGCACCCTGCCTGTCTCGCTGGCCAACGGGCCACGGGCGCTGCACCGGCAGGCGGCGCCGCTGCTCGGCGAGCACAATCACGAGCTGCTGGCCGAACTGGGGCTATCCGACGACGAGATCACCGCGCTGGCCACAGACGGGGTGATCGGCACCGAACCCGGGGTCGGCGGACGCCGCAAAGCGGCTCGCTGA
- a CDS encoding nuclear transport factor 2 family protein, with protein MSTSTDSPTRTEDLIEIQQVLAKYAVTITQGDIDGLISVFTPDGTYSAFGETYTLNRFPVLVDAAPKGLFMTGTALIDLVEGADTASGTQPLCFIEHSKHDMRIGYYRDTYQRTAEGWRLKTRAMTFIRRSGDHDHGRPHAIGRPEAG; from the coding sequence ATGAGCACATCAACTGATTCCCCGACGCGGACCGAGGATCTGATCGAGATCCAGCAGGTGCTCGCCAAATACGCGGTGACCATCACCCAGGGCGACATCGACGGTCTGATCAGTGTTTTCACCCCCGACGGCACGTACAGCGCATTCGGCGAGACCTACACGCTCAATCGCTTCCCGGTACTGGTGGACGCCGCGCCCAAGGGCCTGTTCATGACCGGCACCGCCCTGATCGACCTGGTCGAAGGGGCCGACACCGCGTCAGGCACACAGCCGCTGTGCTTCATCGAGCACTCCAAGCACGACATGCGCATCGGCTACTACCGCGACACCTACCAGCGGACCGCCGAGGGTTGGCGACTGAAGACCCGCGCGATGACCTTCATCCGGCGCAGTGGCGATCACGACCACGGCCGGCCGCACGCGATCGGTAGGCCGGAAGCAGGATGA
- a CDS encoding acyl-CoA dehydrogenase family protein: MSERSERIADLFEPAAFRTALQDWLAENDLTPPDDHSLEGHMRQFARVQKALYDGGWSRYGWPEHAGGLGGPEMLRAIVGEEVVGRRLAEPGPYSMLEVLAPTMIDYAPKELAAEMVPKLLSGEEQWCQGFSEPGSGSDLASLTTRAVQHPTEGHRYIINGQKVWTSFAQYSHRCILLTRTGDADTPNHQAITAFFVDTDSPGITVRPLRTMHDVDEFCEVYFDDVEVDASRMLGKPGDGWQLAMDLLPYERSTCFWQRIAYLYSRFDALVEAVKRQGQVVDPDLGEVYLALHTLRCRSAATQHRLAQGHKLGPDTSIDKVLLATAEQLLYDTARNLMPGVIELEDSEWRTEYLYSRASTIYGGTAEVQRNIIARRLLDLGKE; this comes from the coding sequence ATGAGCGAGCGCAGCGAGCGAATCGCAGATCTATTCGAACCAGCGGCTTTCCGCACGGCGCTGCAGGATTGGCTCGCCGAGAATGACCTGACGCCACCCGATGACCATTCGCTGGAAGGTCATATGCGCCAGTTCGCCCGCGTGCAGAAGGCACTTTACGACGGCGGCTGGAGCCGCTACGGCTGGCCCGAGCACGCCGGTGGACTGGGTGGTCCGGAGATGCTGCGCGCCATCGTCGGCGAGGAGGTCGTGGGCCGCAGGCTGGCCGAACCCGGCCCCTACTCGATGCTCGAAGTGCTGGCGCCGACGATGATCGACTACGCGCCCAAGGAACTGGCCGCCGAGATGGTGCCGAAACTGCTGTCCGGCGAAGAGCAATGGTGCCAAGGGTTCTCCGAACCCGGCTCGGGCAGCGACCTGGCATCACTGACCACACGCGCGGTACAGCATCCAACGGAGGGTCACCGCTACATCATCAATGGCCAGAAGGTCTGGACCAGCTTCGCGCAATACTCGCACCGGTGCATCCTGCTCACCCGCACCGGCGATGCGGACACCCCCAACCACCAGGCGATCACCGCGTTCTTCGTCGACACCGACTCCCCCGGCATCACGGTCCGGCCGTTGCGCACCATGCACGATGTCGATGAGTTCTGCGAGGTGTACTTCGACGATGTCGAGGTCGACGCGAGCCGGATGCTCGGCAAGCCCGGCGACGGCTGGCAGCTGGCGATGGACCTGCTGCCCTACGAGCGTTCGACCTGCTTCTGGCAGCGCATCGCCTACCTGTACTCACGGTTCGACGCACTGGTCGAAGCGGTGAAACGGCAAGGGCAGGTGGTGGATCCGGACCTCGGAGAGGTCTACCTTGCGCTGCACACTCTGCGCTGCCGTTCGGCGGCAACCCAGCACCGGCTGGCCCAGGGTCACAAGCTCGGACCCGACACCTCGATCGACAAGGTGCTGCTGGCGACTGCCGAACAGCTGCTCTACGACACCGCCCGCAATCTGATGCCCGGCGTCATCGAACTCGAAGACTCCGAATGGCGCACCGAGTACCTGTATTCACGAGCGTCGACAATCTACGGCGGCACGGCCGAAGTGCAACGCAACATCATCGCGCGTCGCCTGCTGGACCTAGGGAAGGAGTGA